A single Cucumis melo cultivar AY chromosome 4, USDA_Cmelo_AY_1.0, whole genome shotgun sequence DNA region contains:
- the LOC103503918 gene encoding AAA-ATPase At3g50940-like produces MMASPQESLPSPKTILSVVASLTASAVLFRTFYNELIPDAVRDYFVSRLHDFSTRFSSQLIIVIEELDGLTVNQMFDAANVYLGTKLSSSSRRIKVHKPQKEKELAVTIDRNQEIIDIFQGVNFKWVLVSSRIERPTSSKNRDANAHERSDVRHFELSFHQKHREMALRFYLPHILREANAIGDEKKAVKLHTIDYSGTDYWGSIDLNHPATFDTIAMNPETKKALIDDLNTFIERKEYYKRVGRAWKRGYLLYGPPGTGKSSLVAAVANYLKFDIYDMDLREVQCNSDLRRLLIGTGNRSILVIEDIDCSIELQDRSSDSENQTKSTEDEKITLSGLLNFIDGLWSSCGDERIVILTTNHMDRLDPALLRPGRMDMHLPMSYCDFSGFKILAYNYLLIQEHPLFEKIEELLNKVEATPAELAGELMKSDDAASSLQGIIQFLHDKQEKTRLPDVRINSGKA; encoded by the exons ATGATGGCGAGTCCACAGGAGTCCTTGCCTTCACCCAAAACCATTTTATCGGTGGTGGCATCACTCACCGCCTCGGCAGTGCTCTTCCGAACCTTCTACAACGAACTAATTCCCGATGCGGTTCGAGACTATTTCGTCTCACGGCTCCATGATTTCTCCACCCGTTTCTCCTCCCAACTAATCATCGTTATCGAAGAACTTGATGGGCTTACTGTCAACCAAATGTTTGACGCCGCTAATGTATACTTGGGTACAAAGCTCTCTTCGTCCTCACGAAGGATTAAGGTCCACAAGCCACAAAAAGAGAAGGAATTAGCCGTCACCATAGACAGGAATCAAGAAATAATTGACATATTCCAAGGTGTCAATTTCAAGTGGGTTTTGGTTTCTTCCCGTATTGAAAGACCGACTTCAAGTAAGAATCGCGATGCTAACGCGCATGAACGCTCAGATGTTAGACATTTCGAACTAAGCTTTCACCAGAAACATAGGGAAATGGCATTGAGATTCTATCTTCCACATATTCTACGAGAAGCAAATGCCATTGGAGATGAGAAGAAAGCCGTGAAGCTTCATACAATAGATTACAGTGGGACTGATTACTGGGGTTCAATCGATCTCAATCACCCAGCAACATTTGACACTATAGCCATGAATCCTGAAACTAAGAAGGCATTGATCGATGATCTCAATACGTTTATTGAGAggaaagagtattataaaagaGTAGGAAGGGCTTGGAAACGTGGGTATTTGTTATATGGGCCACCTGGAACAGGGAAATCAAGCTTGGTTGCGGCCGTGGCTAACTATCTGAAGTTTGACATTTATGATATGGATTTAAGGGAAGTCCAATGCAATTCAGATTTAAGAAGGTTATTGATTGGCACTGGAAACCGTTCAATATTAGTAATTGAGGATATTGATTGTTCTATTGAGCTGCAAGACAGAAGTTCAGATTCAGAAAATCAAACCAAATCTACAGAGGATGAAAAG ATTACTCTGTCTGGGTTATTGAACTTCATTGATGGCCTATGGTCAAGCTGTGGAGACGAGCGGATAGTGATATTGACCACAAACCACATGGATCGGCTGGATCCGGCATTGTTGAGACCTGGGCGTATGGATATGCACCTGCCTATGTCTTACTGCGATTTCAGTGGTTTCAAGATATTAGCATATAATTACCTCTTAATTCAGGAACATCCCCTctttgaaaaaattgaagagTTGTTGAATAAAGTTGAGGCAACACCTGCTGAATTAGCTGGTGAGCTGATGAAGAGTGATGACGCTGCAAGTTCACTTCAAGGAATCATTCAATTCCTCCATGATAAGCAAGAGAAAACTCGACTGCCAGACGTCAGAATAAACTCCGGAAAAGCTTAG
- the LOC103503920 gene encoding agamous-like MADS-box protein AGL62, producing the protein MEKLHTIPMKKTLGRQKIEIKKLEKKSSKQVTFSKRRAGLFKKAGELSVLCGAEVAIIVFSPNDKVFCFGHPDVDVLLDRYLTGNLSPPKPAESYIPVAEFNRDFADFALEFEAEKKRAAELIRAAEDSRKNGGFWWQEAAEGMRLEELKDFRSALMDLRAKVAERVEKLTAVRIGGPLLPALPPPPQPQPQPMTSSSSFHLAGNHQQLPPPRAFHLAGNHRVATGLGFF; encoded by the coding sequence ATGGAGAAATTACACACCATTCCAATGAAAAAAACTCTCGGCCGTCAAAAGATCGAAATAAAAAAGTTGGAGAAGAAGAGCAGCAAACAAGTCACGTTTTCGAAACGTCGTGCCGGACTTTTCAAGAAAGCTGGCGAGCTCTCTGTTCTTTGCGGAGCAGAGGTAGCCATTATCGTCTTCTCTCCCAATGATAAGGTTTTTTGTTTCGGTCATCCCGATGTCGATGTGCTTTTGGATCGTTATCTCACCGGAAATTTGTCACCGCCGAAGCCAGCGGAGAGTTACATTCCTGTAGCGGAGTTTAATCGTGATTTCGCTGATTTTGCATTGGAGTTCGAGGCAGAGAAGAAACGAGCGGCAGAATTGATTCGCGCGGCCGAGGATTCGAGGAAGAACGGCGGATTTTGGTGGCAGGAGGCGGCGGAAGGGATGCGATTGGAGGAATTGAAGGATTTCCGATCGGCATTGATGGATTTGAGAGCCAAAGTGGCGGAGAGAGTTGAGAAATTGACAGCGGTAAGAATTGGAGGGCCTTTGTTGCCAGCGCTACCTCCGCCGCCGCAGCCGCAGCCGCAGCCGATGACGTCGTCGTCGTCGTTTCACCTTGCTGGAAACCACCAACAATTGCCTCCTCCGAGGGCGTTTCATCTCGCCGGAAACCACCGTGTCGCGACGGGGTTAGGGTTTTTCTAG